The following coding sequences are from one Planctomycetaceae bacterium window:
- the thiH gene encoding 2-iminoacetate synthase ThiH: MDIQKAIYNDTGYSKERLDALLSVDAQKNLEQMAQKARQITRQRFGNTIQLYAPLYVSNFCVNHCPYCAFNCKSKLPRTRLTIEEACKEADILAAEGFRHILLVSGEDKKFINVEYLAELAKKLREKFSSISIEIYPLDTEEYKKLFAAGIDSIAIYQETYDRADFAKFHTAGPKSDYDWRLETLSRAAEAGFRSLGLGFLIGLSDWRTQTIALAEHANMLMKKYWQARVSFSFPRMRPAENVDEKLFRYMINDTELVQMMVALRLCFPDSEIVMSTRESARFRDNISQICVTRISAGSKTNPGGYGQEDDALEQFEVADDRTPVQIAAMLKEKNLEAVWKDWDKAFSK; the protein is encoded by the coding sequence ATGGATATTCAAAAAGCAATATATAATGATACAGGTTACAGCAAAGAGAGATTAGACGCTTTGCTTTCGGTTGACGCGCAAAAAAATCTTGAGCAGATGGCACAGAAGGCTCGTCAAATCACACGTCAGCGGTTCGGCAATACAATTCAGCTTTACGCACCGCTTTACGTTTCAAATTTTTGCGTTAATCACTGCCCCTATTGCGCATTCAACTGCAAAAGTAAACTGCCGCGGACAAGATTGACAATCGAAGAAGCGTGCAAAGAAGCGGACATACTTGCTGCCGAAGGCTTCCGGCACATACTGCTGGTCAGCGGCGAAGATAAAAAATTTATAAACGTTGAATATCTTGCCGAGCTTGCGAAAAAGCTGCGCGAAAAATTCAGCTCGATATCTATTGAAATTTATCCGCTCGACACAGAAGAGTATAAAAAACTTTTCGCAGCCGGTATAGACAGCATCGCTATCTATCAGGAAACTTACGACCGCGCGGATTTCGCCAAATTTCACACCGCCGGCCCAAAATCGGATTACGATTGGCGACTTGAAACACTTTCACGCGCCGCCGAAGCCGGTTTTAGAAGTCTTGGCCTCGGTTTCCTTATCGGTTTAAGCGATTGGCGAACGCAAACCATTGCACTTGCCGAGCACGCGAATATGCTGATGAAAAAATACTGGCAGGCGCGAGTTTCATTTTCTTTCCCAAGAATGCGGCCTGCTGAAAATGTTGACGAAAAATTATTTCGCTATATGATTAACGACACTGAACTTGTACAGATGATGGTTGCGTTGAGATTATGCTTCCCCGATTCGGAAATTGTGATGTCAACCCGTGAATCGGCGCGATTCAGAGATAATATTTCGCAGATTTGCGTAACAAGAATAAGTGCCGGCAGCAAAACAAACCCAGGCGGTTACGGCCAGGAAGATGACGCACTCGAGCAGTTTGAAGTCGCTGACGACAGAACGCCGGTGCAGATTGCCGCAATGCTGAAAGAGAAAAATCTCGAAGCCGTTTGGAAAGATTGGGATAAAGCGTTTAGTAAATAA
- a CDS encoding thiazole synthase encodes MSKKLIIAGKEFTSRLFIGTGKYSSNQIMTQSIEASGTEMVTVALRRVDIQNPQDNMLAAIDRKKYLLLPNTSGARNAEEAIRLARLARAATDINWLKLEVTPDPYYLLPDPIETLKAAEILVKEGFVVLPYINADPVLAKKLQDIGTATVMPLASPIGSNQGLKTRSAIEIIIAQATVPVVVDAGLGMPSHAAEALEMGADAVLVNTAIATAGDPIKMAQAFKLAVQAGRDAFEAGSAGVKNQADASSPLTGFLRD; translated from the coding sequence ATGTCAAAAAAATTAATTATCGCAGGCAAAGAATTTACAAGCCGATTATTCATCGGCACAGGAAAATATTCTTCAAATCAGATTATGACGCAATCGATTGAAGCGTCTGGAACAGAAATGGTAACAGTTGCGCTTCGCAGAGTGGATATTCAGAATCCGCAGGACAATATGCTCGCGGCGATTGACAGGAAAAAATATCTGCTGCTGCCGAATACTTCCGGCGCACGCAATGCAGAAGAAGCGATTCGGCTGGCAAGACTCGCGCGTGCGGCAACTGACATTAACTGGCTCAAACTCGAAGTAACGCCAGACCCGTATTATTTATTGCCCGACCCGATTGAAACGTTAAAGGCTGCGGAAATTCTCGTGAAGGAAGGTTTCGTTGTGCTGCCGTATATTAACGCAGACCCGGTGCTCGCAAAAAAGCTTCAGGACATCGGCACAGCAACTGTTATGCCGCTTGCTTCGCCGATTGGCTCGAATCAGGGATTGAAAACGCGGTCAGCGATTGAAATAATTATCGCACAGGCGACGGTACCGGTCGTTGTCGATGCGGGATTAGGTATGCCCTCGCACGCAGCTGAAGCGCTGGAAATGGGAGCCGATGCGGTACTGGTCAATACAGCAATCGCAACTGCCGGCGACCCGATTAAAATGGCACAAGCGTTTAAACTGGCCGTACAGGCAGGAAGAGACGCGTTTGAAGCAGGTTCGGCAGGCGTAAAAAATCAGGCCGACGCCTCAAGTCCGCTCACAGGTTTTCTAAGAGATTAA
- the thiS gene encoding sulfur carrier protein ThiS: protein MAALIINGENKIFENEVPATLKNLLDVLNVDEATVVAEVNGQIVPRSGFQNAILKDGYKIELVRFVGGG from the coding sequence ATGGCAGCATTAATAATAAATGGTGAAAATAAAATTTTTGAAAACGAAGTGCCGGCAACGTTGAAAAATCTTCTCGATGTGTTAAATGTCGATGAAGCAACGGTTGTCGCGGAAGTAAACGGCCAAATCGTTCCACGCAGCGGTTTTCAAAACGCAATATTAAAAGACGGTTATAAAATTGAATTAGTAAGGTTTGTAGGTGGCGGCTGA
- the thiF gene encoding sulfur carrier protein ThiS adenylyltransferase ThiF has product MTKLNKEQFEAMLIERHGESVFKNLKAATVGIAGLGGLGSNVAVSLARIGIGRLVIADFDVVEQSNLNRQQYFVEQLGRKKVEALTENLLKINPFLKIEGHSLKLTSENIPEIFEDCPIIAECFDKADQKQMIVETVLSKTKSIIIAVSGLGGYGNSNEIVTKKISNRTILVGDDSRGLESGFSLMAPRVAIAAGHQANAIVELILD; this is encoded by the coding sequence ATGACTAAATTAAACAAAGAACAATTTGAAGCAATGCTCATCGAACGGCACGGCGAGTCTGTCTTCAAAAATTTAAAAGCCGCGACCGTCGGCATCGCCGGCCTGGGCGGACTTGGTTCGAATGTCGCTGTTTCACTTGCCCGTATCGGTATCGGCAGACTTGTCATAGCCGACTTCGATGTTGTTGAGCAGAGCAATCTTAACCGTCAGCAATATTTTGTCGAGCAGCTCGGCAGAAAAAAAGTCGAAGCGTTAACGGAAAACCTGCTGAAGATTAATCCATTTTTGAAAATCGAAGGCCACAGCTTAAAATTAACTTCTGAAAATATTCCGGAGATTTTCGAAGACTGCCCTATCATTGCTGAATGTTTCGACAAAGCAGACCAAAAGCAAATGATTGTCGAAACGGTATTAAGCAAAACTAAAAGTATCATCATTGCGGTAAGCGGACTTGGCGGCTACGGCAACAGCAATGAAATTGTAACGAAAAAAATATCAAATAGAACAATTCTCGTCGGCGACGACAGCAGAGGACTCGAATCAGGTTTCAGCCTTATGGCTCCTCGCGTGGCAATCGCCGCAGGACATCAGGCAAACGCTATTGTGGAATTGATTTTGGATTAA
- a CDS encoding glycine--tRNA ligase yields the protein MANLTKLEDIVSLCKRRGFIFQSSEIYGGLASCYDYGPLGSELKRNVRNAWWKYTVQMRDDVVGLDCSIFMHPLVWKASGHADKFADIVTVCKKCNVRSRVDHLADAPNKTAEGLAGKVCPSCGGVGQFTEPMPFRLMFETQMGANVEDSMTIFLRPETAQGIFVNFRNVLDTTRVKIPFGIAQIGKSFRNEVTTKAFIFRTREFEQAEIEFFCAPGTDEKWFEHWKEFRFNWYTSLGMKKENLRMREHDKDELAHYAKGCVDVEYKFPFGSGDWQELEGIANRTDFDLRQHQRGMRTLNSWYEKKGDLSKIDLNSESEDYQKGPLSYFDEEAKQRYIPYVIEPSAGIDRSCLAFLVDAYDEDEVNGEKRSVLRFHPTLAPVKAAIFPLVKKDGLPEIATNMYNDLKKYFACYYDEKGAVGRRYRRQDEAGTPYCITVDGQSKEDQTVTIRERDSMKQDRINLSQVKQYLREKLDI from the coding sequence ATGGCAAATTTAACGAAACTTGAAGATATCGTATCGCTCTGTAAAAGACGCGGTTTTATATTCCAATCCAGCGAAATCTATGGCGGACTGGCAAGCTGCTATGATTACGGCCCGTTAGGTTCCGAACTCAAACGCAACGTCCGCAACGCATGGTGGAAGTACACCGTTCAAATGCGCGACGATGTCGTCGGTTTGGATTGCAGCATCTTCATGCATCCGCTTGTCTGGAAGGCATCCGGCCACGCTGATAAATTCGCAGACATTGTAACCGTCTGCAAAAAATGCAACGTTCGCAGCAGAGTTGACCATCTTGCCGATGCTCCGAACAAAACCGCCGAAGGTCTTGCCGGCAAAGTTTGTCCTTCATGCGGAGGCGTTGGCCAGTTCACAGAGCCAATGCCGTTTCGTCTGATGTTCGAAACACAGATGGGCGCAAACGTTGAAGATTCAATGACGATTTTCCTTCGGCCTGAAACCGCACAGGGAATTTTTGTTAATTTCAGAAACGTGCTTGATACGACAAGAGTAAAAATTCCATTCGGCATCGCGCAAATCGGAAAAAGCTTCAGAAATGAAGTTACGACAAAGGCGTTCATTTTCAGAACACGCGAATTCGAACAGGCTGAAATAGAATTTTTCTGCGCACCGGGAACAGATGAGAAATGGTTCGAACACTGGAAGGAATTCCGCTTTAACTGGTACACCAGTTTGGGCATGAAAAAAGAAAACCTGCGTATGCGTGAGCACGACAAAGATGAACTGGCGCATTACGCAAAAGGCTGCGTTGACGTTGAATACAAATTCCCGTTCGGCTCCGGTGATTGGCAGGAACTTGAAGGCATCGCAAACAGAACCGATTTCGACCTTCGCCAGCATCAGCGCGGTATGCGAACATTAAACTCATGGTATGAAAAGAAGGGTGACCTTTCCAAAATAGACCTCAACAGCGAGTCTGAAGATTATCAGAAAGGTCCGCTTTCTTATTTCGATGAAGAAGCAAAGCAAAGATACATTCCGTACGTAATCGAGCCAAGCGCAGGTATCGACAGAAGCTGTCTTGCGTTTCTTGTTGACGCCTACGATGAGGATGAAGTCAACGGCGAAAAGAGAAGCGTGCTTCGCTTCCATCCGACACTTGCTCCGGTTAAGGCCGCGATATTCCCGCTGGTCAAAAAAGACGGCCTGCCTGAAATCGCGACGAATATGTATAACGATTTGAAAAAATATTTCGCCTGCTATTACGATGAAAAAGGCGCAGTCGGCAGACGCTACCGCAGACAGGATGAAGCGGGCACGCCGTACTGTATTACCGTTGACGGCCAGAGCAAAGAAGACCAGACGGTAACAATCCGCGAACGCGACAGTATGAAACAGGACAGAATCAATCTTTCGCAGGTAAAACAATACTTGAGGGAAAAATTAGATATTTAA
- a CDS encoding YhcH/YjgK/YiaL family protein yields the protein MVFDSIKNYKLYTNLSPRIAQALKIAAETDFSKIKEGKYVVDGENLFYIVQSYKTGPLLEKIEAHKKYIDIQFMVKGSERMGYANINGMKIHTPYDEEKDVMFFHADKSINYVDIKEGMFTIFWPTDAHMPGRQIDKPQDVVKVVFKVKVD from the coding sequence ATGGTATTTGACAGTATTAAGAATTACAAACTTTACACAAACTTATCGCCTCGCATCGCACAGGCGTTAAAAATAGCCGCTGAAACGGATTTCAGCAAAATAAAAGAAGGCAAGTATGTTGTTGATGGCGAAAATCTGTTTTATATCGTTCAGTCTTACAAAACTGGACCACTTCTTGAAAAAATTGAAGCCCACAAAAAATATATCGATATTCAGTTTATGGTCAAAGGCTCTGAACGAATGGGTTATGCCAATATAAATGGAATGAAAATACATACTCCTTACGATGAAGAAAAAGACGTAATGTTTTTTCACGCCGACAAAAGTATAAACTATGTTGATATTAAAGAAGGAATGTTTACGATATTCTGGCCGACAGATGCTCACATGCCCGGCAGGCAGATTGATAAACCGCAGGACGTTGTAAAGGTTGTGTTTAAAGTTAAGGTTGACTAA
- a CDS encoding asparagine--tRNA ligase, with protein sequence MFNDIVKIVNLKNFAEKEVTIGGWVYHSRPSGKLIFIVIRDGSGLCQCVIEKGKISDELFEQIKKLGAESSLTITGTVRKDERSVGGYEIVVSGAKILCESVDYPITPKQHGIDFLLKNRHLHLRSQKQWCIGKIRHTVVNAIRQFFNDNGFTLVDSPILTGIVGEEAGSLFNVDYFGMPAFLSQTGQLHLECAALSFGRVYCFGPTFRAEKSKTRRHLTEFWMVEPEIAFIDLPGLLEVAENFVSFVVQKVLSDNESELQTLGANIESLKKIVPPFYRLTYTQAHEILTSQKTQDFMVAQLADFKNQKQEIENKITALEAEAKGQIKQWRQDKIAAELIDLRSDLAEVETKIENNPKHAQLASEFKWGEDLGGSDETIISLMHDKPIFVTHYPREAKAFYMKQDEDPRVVQNFDMLAPAGFGEIIGGSMREDSFDKLLEKINEHKYKLENYQWYLDLRRYGSVPHGGFGLGVERTLAWITGEKHIRQCIPFPRMMDKILI encoded by the coding sequence ATGTTTAACGACATTGTGAAAATCGTCAATTTAAAAAACTTCGCTGAAAAGGAAGTAACAATCGGCGGATGGGTTTACCATTCACGTCCGAGCGGAAAATTAATCTTCATCGTTATTCGAGACGGCAGCGGTCTTTGCCAGTGTGTTATCGAAAAGGGCAAAATCAGCGATGAGCTTTTCGAGCAGATTAAAAAGCTCGGCGCCGAATCGTCGCTGACAATTACCGGCACTGTTCGCAAAGACGAACGAAGCGTCGGCGGATATGAGATTGTCGTCAGCGGTGCGAAAATTTTGTGCGAATCTGTCGATTATCCGATTACGCCAAAGCAGCACGGCATCGATTTTCTTTTGAAAAATCGTCATCTGCATTTGCGTTCGCAAAAGCAGTGGTGCATCGGCAAAATCCGTCATACTGTCGTTAACGCAATCAGGCAGTTTTTCAATGATAATGGTTTCACACTTGTTGATTCTCCGATTCTTACCGGCATTGTCGGCGAAGAAGCGGGAAGTTTATTTAATGTCGATTATTTCGGTATGCCGGCGTTTCTTTCGCAGACCGGCCAGCTTCATCTCGAATGCGCAGCGTTGAGTTTCGGCAGAGTTTATTGTTTCGGCCCGACGTTTAGAGCGGAAAAAAGCAAGACGCGAAGGCATTTGACGGAATTTTGGATGGTCGAGCCGGAAATTGCATTCATAGATTTGCCGGGACTTCTGGAAGTTGCTGAAAATTTTGTTTCGTTCGTCGTGCAGAAGGTTCTTAGCGATAACGAATCGGAATTGCAAACTTTGGGCGCAAATATTGAATCGCTCAAGAAAATCGTTCCGCCTTTTTACAGGCTTACATATACGCAGGCGCACGAAATTCTGACAAGTCAGAAAACACAGGATTTTATGGTTGCGCAGTTGGCTGATTTCAAAAATCAGAAACAGGAAATTGAAAATAAAATTACCGCTTTGGAAGCAGAAGCAAAAGGTCAAATCAAACAATGGCGTCAGGATAAAATCGCTGCTGAATTGATTGACCTGCGAAGCGACCTTGCGGAAGTCGAAACGAAAATTGAAAATAATCCAAAGCACGCGCAGCTCGCATCAGAATTCAAGTGGGGCGAGGATTTGGGCGGAAGCGATGAGACAATTATTTCGTTAATGCACGATAAACCAATTTTTGTAACGCATTATCCTCGTGAAGCGAAAGCGTTTTATATGAAACAGGATGAAGACCCGAGGGTAGTGCAGAATTTTGATATGCTCGCACCGGCCGGCTTTGGCGAAATCATCGGCGGCTCAATGCGCGAAGACAGCTTCGATAAACTGCTTGAAAAGATAAATGAGCACAAATACAAACTCGAAAATTATCAGTGGTACCTCGATTTGCGAAGATACGGCTCTGTTCCGCACGGCGGTTTCGGCTTGGGCGTTGAAAGAACACTCGCGTGGATTACCGGCGAAAAACATATCCGCCAGTGTATCCCATTCCCAAGAATGATGGACAAAATTTTAATTTAA